In a single window of the Acinetobacter sp. CS-2 genome:
- a CDS encoding response regulator, which yields MKHIMLVEDEVELAQLVRDYLEAAGFEVSMFHDGQEAYDSFLQRKPSLMILDLMVPRMDGLTICRKVREQSDLPIIMVTARTEEIDRVLGLNMGADDYICKPFSPKELVARVQAVLRRLDRHAEPEQNSLFRMDKAQQRIWYQQKTLNLTPTEFRLLELFLEHVGQVYSRAQLLDHINPDSFDVADRVIDSHIKNLRRKISDAAETGNRHEWIQAVYGVGYRFEYPED from the coding sequence ATGAAACATATCATGCTGGTAGAAGATGAAGTGGAACTTGCACAATTGGTGCGGGACTATCTGGAAGCTGCGGGTTTTGAAGTCAGTATGTTTCATGATGGGCAAGAAGCCTATGACAGCTTTCTGCAACGTAAACCCAGTTTAATGATTCTGGATCTGATGGTGCCACGTATGGATGGCCTAACCATTTGCCGTAAAGTGCGTGAACAGTCCGATTTGCCAATTATTATGGTGACTGCACGAACCGAAGAGATTGACCGTGTACTGGGCTTGAACATGGGTGCAGATGACTACATTTGTAAGCCTTTTAGCCCGAAAGAACTGGTTGCACGGGTACAAGCGGTGTTACGTCGCCTGGACCGTCATGCTGAACCTGAGCAGAACAGCCTGTTCCGTATGGATAAAGCCCAGCAACGCATCTGGTATCAACAAAAAACCTTGAACCTGACCCCGACTGAATTCCGTTTATTGGAGTTGTTCCTGGAACATGTCGGTCAAGTCTATTCACGTGCGCAATTACTCGACCATATTAATCCTGACAGTTTTGATGTGGCAGACCGAGTGATTGATAGTCATATTAAAAACCTGCGTCGTAAAATTTCTGATGCTGCCGAAACAGGTAACCGTCATGAGTGGATTCAGGCGGTGTATGGTGTGGGCTATCGTTTTGAATATCCTGAGGATTGA
- a CDS encoding acyl-CoA dehydrogenase C-terminal domain-containing protein, with amino-acid sequence MPQYKAPLRDMQFVLHELLNAEQHYASLPAFSDTVSRELVDQYLEAAADFCENELSPINQSGDREGCTWNDGVVTTPTGFKEAYQKYIELGFPSLSAEEQYGGQALPVSLGNVISEMVGTANWAWGMYPGLSHGAVRTLEHHGSQEQKDTYLPKLVSGEWTGTMCLTESHAGSDLGIIRTKAEPNADGSYAISGEKIFISAGEHDMAENIIHIVLARLPGAPKGTKGISLFIVPKFNLNADGSLGERNTVRCGSIEHKMGIHGNATCVLNFDNAKGFLIGPENRGLNCMFTFMNTARIGTAVQGLSASEGAFQGALAYAKDRLAMRSLSGVKAPEKEADPIIVHPAVRNMLLTQKSFAEAGRALVYLLSFYADTVEQGATEEERKAADNMLSLLTPIAKAFLTETGSESAKHGVQVFGGHGFISEHGMEQIVRDTRISCLYEGTTEIQALDLLGRKVLGTQGAMLKDFTKVIHKFCETNKDNAAMKEFVEPLAALNKEWGDLTMQIGMRAMQNPDEVGAAAVDYLYFSGYVTLAYLWARMALVAQETLAAGTTDVDFYNAKVTTARFYFKKILPRVRSHVEVIAGGVEPLLALDAEHFAF; translated from the coding sequence ATGCCACAATACAAAGCGCCCTTACGTGATATGCAATTTGTTCTACATGAATTGTTAAATGCTGAACAACATTATGCAAGCTTGCCTGCATTTTCTGACACCGTAAGCCGTGAATTGGTTGATCAATATTTAGAAGCTGCGGCTGACTTCTGTGAAAATGAATTGTCTCCAATCAACCAAAGCGGTGACCGCGAAGGTTGTACCTGGAATGATGGTGTGGTAACTACACCTACAGGCTTTAAAGAAGCCTATCAAAAATATATCGAATTGGGTTTCCCGTCATTATCTGCTGAAGAGCAATACGGTGGTCAAGCCTTGCCTGTTTCTTTAGGCAACGTGATCTCTGAAATGGTGGGTACTGCAAACTGGGCATGGGGTATGTACCCTGGTCTTTCACACGGTGCTGTCCGTACCCTGGAACATCACGGCTCGCAAGAACAAAAAGATACTTACTTGCCTAAGCTGGTTTCAGGTGAGTGGACCGGTACCATGTGCTTGACAGAATCTCACGCAGGTTCAGATCTGGGAATTATCCGTACCAAAGCTGAACCGAATGCAGATGGCAGCTACGCAATTTCTGGCGAGAAAATCTTTATCTCTGCTGGTGAACACGACATGGCAGAGAACATTATTCATATCGTGTTGGCGCGTCTTCCGGGTGCACCAAAAGGTACTAAAGGTATCTCTTTATTTATCGTACCGAAATTTAACCTCAATGCTGATGGTTCACTTGGCGAACGCAATACCGTTCGCTGTGGTTCAATTGAACACAAAATGGGTATTCATGGTAACGCAACCTGTGTACTCAATTTTGATAACGCAAAAGGCTTCCTGATTGGCCCTGAAAACCGCGGCTTAAACTGCATGTTCACATTCATGAACACTGCCCGTATTGGTACTGCGGTACAAGGTCTTTCAGCTTCTGAAGGCGCGTTCCAAGGTGCATTGGCTTATGCCAAAGACCGTTTGGCAATGCGTTCACTTTCAGGTGTTAAAGCGCCAGAAAAAGAAGCCGATCCAATTATTGTGCACCCTGCTGTACGCAACATGCTGCTCACGCAAAAATCTTTTGCTGAAGCTGGCCGTGCATTGGTTTACTTATTGTCTTTCTATGCAGACACTGTAGAGCAAGGCGCAACTGAAGAAGAACGTAAAGCTGCGGACAACATGTTGTCGCTGCTGACTCCGATCGCAAAAGCATTCCTGACTGAAACGGGTTCTGAATCTGCGAAACACGGCGTTCAAGTATTCGGTGGTCACGGTTTCATTTCTGAACACGGCATGGAACAGATTGTTCGTGATACACGTATCTCCTGCCTGTACGAAGGTACCACTGAAATTCAGGCACTGGATCTGTTAGGCCGTAAAGTGTTGGGTACTCAAGGTGCAATGTTGAAAGACTTCACCAAGGTTATCCATAAATTCTGCGAGACCAACAAAGACAATGCGGCAATGAAAGAATTTGTTGAACCGCTTGCTGCTCTGAATAAAGAGTGGGGTGATTTGACCATGCAGATTGGTATGCGTGCCATGCAAAACCCGGATGAAGTGGGTGCTGCTGCAGTAGATTACCTGTACTTCTCTGGCTATGTAACCCTTGCTTACCTATGGGCCCGTATGGCACTTGTTGCTCAAGAAACCTTGGCTGCTGGTACCACTGATGTAGATTTCTACAATGCAAAAGTGACCACTGCCCGTTTCTACTTCAAGAAAATTCTTCCACGCGTTCGCTCACACGTTGAGGTGATTGCGGGTGGCGTTGAGCCATTACTTGCTTTAGATGCTGAACACTTCGCATTCTAA
- the baeS gene encoding sensor histidine kinase efflux regulator BaeS, with protein sequence MKIRRVPIALRLFLTVLFTTLVITTVSLGVLHWTMQKNFARYVADVEMQKLDHVISNLAGVYSVYHDWGNAIQAQILQIEGTAAPDDYDRLSRWWLRRQYDIALQQRYFQDNTLLSVSPSLNKTGPSKPILDAEELRLIELNLPSEYQPFEGLKFPLSANQNIFRSDRKAEDKPADATPTQTKKKQFISLPDRLGLSSRLSLYDAKKQFVVGEPSDIPVSYRPIMVNNKVVGYLGLKPVLDQDDASSINFFSNQKRYLLLVYGLTFLTSLVAALLLATYFKTPIQRLLQGTRELTKGNFQHQVTVNRNDELGDLSTELNHLAVILNQHETSRRQWVADTSHELKTPLAVLQAQIEAMQDGIRKPTPEHFESMLRQVTSLKKLTQDLADLAQAEAQQLKCYMADVNPWNVVLQEVENFKPKFAQADLSISVQGEGANLQLDIDRFKQIMVNLLGNSIRYTEAGGEVRVHTKQSATHWSVIVDDSPLGLSDEQLARLGERFYRVDDSRTRSTGGTGLGLALSGKIAQAMGGQLSFDHSPLGGLRCKLTFLKQLNK encoded by the coding sequence TTGAAGATTCGCCGTGTTCCGATTGCCTTACGCCTGTTTCTGACCGTACTGTTCACCACCCTGGTGATTACGACGGTGAGTCTGGGGGTATTGCATTGGACCATGCAAAAGAACTTCGCCCGCTATGTCGCGGATGTGGAAATGCAGAAGCTGGATCATGTGATCAGTAATCTGGCTGGCGTCTATTCGGTTTATCATGACTGGGGCAATGCCATTCAGGCACAAATCCTGCAAATAGAAGGCACTGCTGCACCGGATGACTATGACCGTCTGTCTCGCTGGTGGTTACGCCGTCAATATGATATTGCCTTGCAACAGCGTTATTTTCAGGACAATACCTTGCTGAGTGTGTCTCCGAGTTTAAATAAAACCGGGCCGAGCAAACCGATTTTAGACGCAGAAGAGTTGCGCCTAATCGAGTTGAATTTACCTTCCGAGTATCAGCCTTTTGAAGGGCTTAAATTTCCACTCAGTGCCAATCAGAATATCTTCCGCTCTGACCGGAAAGCTGAAGATAAGCCTGCCGATGCAACACCCACTCAAACTAAGAAAAAGCAGTTTATCTCTTTGCCAGACCGTTTGGGCTTAAGTTCCCGCTTGTCGCTGTATGATGCCAAAAAACAGTTTGTCGTCGGTGAGCCATCCGATATTCCAGTGTCATACCGTCCGATTATGGTGAATAACAAGGTAGTCGGTTATTTAGGCTTGAAGCCGGTGCTGGATCAGGATGATGCTTCTAGCATTAACTTCTTTAGTAACCAGAAACGTTATTTATTATTGGTATATGGTTTAACTTTCCTGACCAGCTTGGTCGCGGCTTTATTGTTGGCCACTTATTTTAAAACGCCCATTCAGCGTTTGCTGCAAGGGACCCGCGAACTGACCAAAGGCAATTTCCAGCATCAGGTCACAGTCAACCGCAATGATGAGCTGGGTGATTTATCGACAGAGTTGAACCATCTTGCGGTTATTCTGAATCAGCATGAAACCTCACGCCGTCAGTGGGTGGCAGATACTTCACATGAATTAAAAACACCATTGGCGGTACTGCAAGCGCAAATTGAGGCGATGCAGGACGGTATTCGCAAACCGACACCGGAACATTTTGAATCAATGCTGCGCCAGGTCACCAGCCTGAAAAAACTCACTCAAGATCTGGCCGACCTGGCTCAGGCTGAAGCACAACAGTTGAAATGCTACATGGCAGATGTCAATCCGTGGAATGTGGTGCTGCAGGAAGTTGAGAACTTTAAACCTAAGTTTGCCCAGGCTGATCTATCTATTTCGGTGCAGGGTGAGGGTGCGAATTTACAATTAGATATAGATCGTTTTAAACAAATTATGGTCAACTTGCTGGGTAACAGCATTCGTTATACTGAAGCAGGCGGCGAGGTTCGTGTGCATACCAAGCAATCAGCAACCCATTGGAGTGTGATTGTGGATGACAGTCCGCTTGGCTTGAGTGACGAACAGTTGGCACGTTTAGGCGAACGTTTCTATCGTGTGGATGATTCCCGTACCCGGAGTACTGGGGGAACAGGCTTGGGTCTGGCATTATCTGGTAAAATTGCGCAGGCAATGGGTGGACAGTTGAGTTTTGATCATTCTCCATTAGGCGGTTTGCGTTGCAAACTGACTTTTCTAAAACAGTTAAACAAATAA